From a single Intestinibaculum porci genomic region:
- the istA gene encoding IS21 family transposase, with translation MQKCTTIEEILEMLAQGFTYEDIRARCGIGSSVITDIKKKYEKMGISLSELKLMSPEEIKQKFYPSACRRGNRPLPDFKDVYLKITGSQHATLFEQWIEYKEKYSNGYEYTQFKKYFADWRKEHHIDDNIKMALNRSPGNNLYIDWIGDTLPIVRNPDDPDKPLTAHFFVTTIDISDYTFCEAFPNEKTNNYVEGLADAFTFYGALPRILRPDNPKTIVIKNNKDSLVLNAMLRDFEQYYGVVIVPAPPRKPKGKSLVEHAVKWLEQNLLPRLKGRLLNSFDELNEVIGLEMEKLNQRPYKNAKGNRKDMFIEFDKPAMRPLTMSPFTCFDYKYVKVPNNYHILIDNHYYSVPYKYYNRMVLVRTSKNQIIITDENNNLICTHDRAFKPFPKYITEKEHMPASHQYYYDENNYNAETYINWAGSFGPQTKEYIKRIIASFEFEEQSYKSCNGMLHLIKGKPKALAEEAAKRCLASNVIGYSYFKKIYNNLTSSSDNESNHNNALPKHKNIRGKDSFK, from the coding sequence ATGCAAAAATGTACTACAATTGAAGAAATATTAGAAATGCTTGCACAGGGCTTTACTTATGAAGATATCCGTGCAAGATGCGGGATTGGATCCAGTGTAATTACGGATATCAAAAAGAAGTATGAGAAGATGGGAATATCCTTGAGCGAACTCAAGCTAATGTCTCCAGAAGAAATTAAGCAGAAGTTTTATCCGTCTGCCTGTCGTCGAGGAAACAGGCCGCTTCCTGATTTTAAAGATGTGTATCTGAAAATCACTGGTTCGCAGCACGCAACACTGTTTGAACAATGGATCGAATATAAGGAAAAATATAGTAACGGCTATGAGTATACACAATTTAAGAAATACTTTGCAGACTGGAGAAAGGAACACCATATTGATGACAACATAAAAATGGCTCTTAATAGATCTCCTGGTAATAATCTGTATATTGACTGGATTGGTGATACATTGCCTATTGTGAGAAACCCTGATGATCCAGACAAGCCGCTTACGGCTCATTTCTTCGTTACAACTATTGATATAAGTGATTATACGTTTTGTGAGGCTTTTCCTAATGAAAAGACTAATAATTACGTAGAGGGATTAGCGGATGCATTTACGTTTTATGGTGCACTTCCCCGTATTTTAAGGCCGGATAATCCAAAAACAATAGTTATTAAAAATAACAAGGATTCTCTTGTGCTCAATGCCATGCTTAGGGATTTTGAGCAGTACTACGGCGTGGTTATAGTACCTGCACCACCGCGTAAGCCTAAAGGAAAAAGTCTTGTGGAGCATGCCGTTAAGTGGCTTGAGCAGAATCTTCTGCCAAGGCTTAAAGGACGATTGCTTAATAGCTTTGATGAGCTTAACGAAGTAATTGGCTTAGAAATGGAAAAGCTAAATCAGAGACCTTATAAAAACGCAAAAGGAAACAGAAAAGATATGTTTATCGAATTTGATAAACCAGCAATGAGACCGTTGACTATGTCTCCATTCACCTGCTTTGATTATAAATATGTAAAAGTACCAAATAATTACCATATTCTAATCGACAATCATTATTATTCTGTTCCCTACAAGTATTATAACCGCATGGTGCTTGTAAGAACATCTAAAAATCAAATTATTATCACTGATGAAAACAATAATTTAATTTGTACACATGATAGAGCTTTTAAACCATTCCCAAAATATATTACCGAGAAGGAGCATATGCCTGCTTCCCATCAGTATTATTACGATGAGAATAATTATAATGCTGAAACTTATATCAATTGGGCCGGCTCCTTTGGTCCCCAAACAAAGGAATATATCAAAAGAATTATTGCGTCTTTTGAATTTGAAGAGCAGTCCTATAAAAGCTGTAACGGTATGCTTCACCTGATCAAGGGCAAACCAAAAGCATTAGCTGAGGAAGCGGCTAAACGATGCCTCGCAAGTAATGTTATAGGCTATAGCTATTTCAAGAAAATTTATAATAATCTGACAAGCTCATCAGATAATGAATCAAATCATAATAATGCTCTGCCAAAGCATAAAAATATTAGAGGAAAGGATAGTTTTAAATAA
- a CDS encoding ribonuclease HII, producing the protein MCERLAYEQAAYEAGYQKIIGLDEAGRGPMAGPLVVAGVIFPQGYYDERINDSKKLTAKKREALYNIIIENALAYHIEVISVEEVDELNVYRASQTGMIRCVEKINIKPDYALTDAMPLKDVIPHDAIVKGDAKSLSIGAASILAKVTRDHIMIDYAKQYPEYGFEKHKGYPTKAHKEALEKYGVTPIHRKSFAPVKDVLNKQKQMSLFDL; encoded by the coding sequence ATGTGTGAACGATTAGCTTATGAACAGGCCGCTTATGAAGCGGGCTATCAAAAGATTATCGGTTTAGATGAAGCGGGTCGTGGACCGATGGCGGGACCGTTGGTTGTCGCTGGAGTGATTTTTCCACAAGGCTACTATGATGAGCGAATTAACGATTCAAAAAAGCTGACGGCAAAGAAGCGGGAAGCGCTCTACAATATTATTATTGAAAATGCGCTAGCTTATCATATTGAAGTGATCAGCGTGGAAGAAGTGGACGAACTCAATGTTTATCGCGCTTCGCAGACTGGGATGATTCGCTGCGTAGAAAAAATTAATATCAAGCCGGATTATGCGTTAACGGATGCAATGCCTTTAAAAGATGTGATTCCTCACGATGCAATTGTGAAAGGGGATGCGAAATCGCTATCAATAGGGGCGGCTTCCATTCTCGCTAAAGTGACCCGAGATCATATCATGATTGATTATGCAAAGCAATATCCTGAATATGGCTTTGAAAAACATAAAGGCTATCCTACCAAAGCGCATAAAGAAGCTTTAGAAAAATATGGTGTCACACCGATTCATCGTAAATCTTTTGCACCGGTGAAAGATGTTTTAAATAAACAAAAGCAAATGTCATTATTTGATTTGTAA
- a CDS encoding DUF433 domain-containing protein, with amino-acid sequence MSNEKKKLEENNLPEYAYLDLNAKRILHSVNILMLIFRALIDEFKDMSDEALTALLKPVKEGLENFSTMIREGNPELDHNDQKRILDLLYVINRKEKPKMFVDVELQSTKERFVEIRSTQYITAILAKTHFVENELAKVIMIWINMAPAKHEEGTILVNPPLLYDRVHDVYCPREALKACPTVVLVNLYDIRKEREAEIRSEKEDIIAILSTIFSTKIDHKKKGAILKERGFTIDEKDEQEMKDMESWSKGIFESMRDDIAEEIKREVREKAYEEVREKAYEEVREECRSEGRLEGVMLIKKVNHLLAKGMSDEEILKALPDVTAEFVKDARESYEEDHQLSKY; translated from the coding sequence ATGTCAAATGAAAAGAAAAAATTAGAAGAAAATAACCTTCCAGAATATGCTTATCTGGATCTCAATGCGAAAAGAATTCTTCATAGCGTTAATATTCTGATGCTGATCTTTCGCGCGTTGATTGATGAATTCAAAGACATGAGCGATGAGGCATTAACGGCTTTATTAAAACCCGTGAAAGAGGGCTTAGAAAACTTCAGTACGATGATCAGAGAGGGTAATCCGGAACTTGATCATAATGATCAGAAACGGATTCTTGATTTACTTTATGTGATTAATCGAAAAGAGAAACCGAAGATGTTTGTAGATGTAGAACTGCAAAGCACCAAAGAACGATTCGTAGAAATTCGTTCAACGCAGTATATCACCGCAATCTTAGCGAAAACCCATTTTGTGGAAAATGAATTGGCGAAGGTGATTATGATCTGGATCAATATGGCCCCAGCGAAACATGAAGAAGGCACGATCTTAGTGAATCCACCGCTTCTTTACGATCGCGTTCATGATGTCTATTGTCCAAGAGAAGCTTTGAAGGCGTGTCCAACAGTTGTTCTGGTTAATCTTTATGACATCAGAAAAGAGCGCGAAGCAGAAATCAGAAGTGAAAAGGAGGATATTATTGCGATTTTATCCACAATTTTTTCGACAAAGATTGATCACAAAAAGAAAGGTGCTATACTGAAAGAAAGAGGATTTACAATTGATGAAAAAGATGAACAGGAGATGAAAGATATGGAATCTTGGAGCAAAGGTATTTTTGAAAGCATGAGAGATGATATTGCAGAAGAGATCAAAAGAGAAGTACGTGAAAAAGCTTACGAAGAAGTACGTGAAAAAGCTTACGAAGAAGTACGTGAAGAATGTCGCTCAGAAGGCCGCTTAGAAGGCGTAATGTTAATTAAGAAAGTGAATCATCTGTTAGCGAAAGGCATGAGTGATGAAGAGATTCTTAAGGCTCTTCCTGATGTCACCGCTGAATTTGTGAAAGATGCACGTGAAAGCTATGAAGAGGATCATCAGCTTTCTAAATATTAA
- a CDS encoding FliH/SctL family protein: MKPKKQGQEQAMFNYLDANAKKIIKNVDVLSLILGSLVEDFKEMDEGQLKAYLAPIQNNVKNFSPQVQMQSTELFIGKNKCILDTLFAFNKGKQRALLVDIEMQSTNDYYMELRNVQYCTAVLAQSRFKKNRMDKLFVIWINMAPPHKDEGIIMVSAQARFDPQHQKYVKRRGLRKCPTSIIVNLYDIRKPRIDAIKSEKLDLIAVLSTIFSVTIDYKEKDAILKARGFHYDEKMRKEMENMESWSRYIFNSMKPMMLEDAEKEVREQAWAEGMAEGREKGRKVGLKEGRAEGRKEGYDVGVEEMSEIYVSFANGKSDEEVLEAFPKLTLAKVEKQRQKFEKLKIKLNRG; the protein is encoded by the coding sequence ATGAAACCTAAAAAGCAAGGTCAGGAACAGGCAATGTTCAACTATCTTGATGCCAATGCAAAAAAGATTATTAAGAATGTCGATGTGTTATCATTGATCTTAGGCAGTCTAGTTGAAGATTTCAAAGAAATGGATGAAGGACAGCTCAAAGCCTATTTGGCACCAATCCAAAATAATGTCAAAAATTTCAGTCCTCAGGTTCAAATGCAAAGCACAGAACTGTTCATTGGCAAAAACAAGTGTATTCTTGATACTTTATTTGCCTTTAATAAAGGCAAACAAAGGGCACTGCTTGTGGATATCGAAATGCAGAGTACGAATGATTATTACATGGAACTGAGAAATGTGCAGTACTGCACGGCGGTGCTGGCACAGAGTCGTTTTAAAAAGAATAGAATGGATAAGCTGTTTGTCATCTGGATCAATATGGCACCGCCTCATAAAGATGAAGGCATCATTATGGTGAGTGCACAAGCGCGTTTTGATCCACAGCATCAGAAATATGTGAAACGCCGCGGCTTAAGAAAATGTCCAACGTCAATTATTGTCAATCTTTATGATATTCGCAAGCCGCGCATTGATGCCATTAAAAGTGAGAAGCTGGATCTTATTGCGGTTTTATCCACAATTTTCTCAGTGACAATTGATTACAAAGAAAAAGATGCTATACTGAAGGCAAGAGGATTTCATTACGATGAGAAGATGAGAAAGGAGATGGAGAATATGGAATCATGGAGCCGATATATTTTCAATAGTATGAAGCCAATGATGCTTGAAGACGCCGAAAAAGAGGTAAGAGAGCAGGCGTGGGCTGAAGGCATGGCTGAAGGTCGAGAAAAAGGTCGAAAAGTAGGCCTCAAAGAAGGTCGTGCTGAAGGCCGTAAAGAAGGTTATGATGTTGGCGTAGAAGAAATGAGCGAAATCTATGTTTCTTTTGCGAATGGTAAGAGTGATGAAGAAGTACTTGAAGCTTTTCCAAAATTAACATTAGCGAAAGTGGAAAAGCAGCGTCAGAAATTTGAAAAGCTGAAGATCAAATTAAATAGGGGATAA
- the trmD gene encoding tRNA (guanosine(37)-N1)-methyltransferase TrmD, with the protein MKIDILSLFPEMFEGFLHTSIIKRAIEKGVVEIHVHDFREFAHDRHKSVDDTPYGGGQGMVLMCQPLLDCLKTVVDKDALVILMSPQGQTFSQKMAVDLTNEKHLIIICGHYEGFDERIRDYVDMEISIGDYVLTGGELSSMVITDAVTRLLHGAIREASHEDDSFSDGLLEYPQYTKPAEYDGAKVPEVLLSGHHENIRKWRLKQSLKRTYLRRPDLLRDRAFTKEEAKLMEEIQAELEK; encoded by the coding sequence ATGAAGATTGATATTTTATCGCTCTTTCCCGAAATGTTTGAGGGTTTCCTGCATACGTCTATTATTAAAAGAGCCATTGAAAAAGGTGTTGTCGAAATTCATGTCCATGATTTCCGTGAATTTGCCCATGATCGTCATAAAAGCGTTGATGATACGCCCTATGGCGGCGGTCAGGGGATGGTTCTCATGTGTCAGCCATTACTAGATTGCTTGAAAACGGTTGTTGACAAGGATGCACTTGTTATTCTGATGTCTCCGCAAGGGCAGACCTTCTCTCAAAAAATGGCAGTAGACCTCACGAATGAAAAACATTTAATTATCATTTGTGGGCACTATGAAGGTTTTGATGAACGTATTCGTGACTATGTCGATATGGAAATTTCGATTGGTGATTATGTCTTAACGGGCGGGGAATTGTCATCGATGGTGATCACGGATGCAGTCACCAGATTATTACATGGGGCGATTCGCGAAGCATCGCATGAAGATGACTCATTCTCCGATGGCTTATTAGAATATCCCCAGTACACTAAGCCAGCAGAATATGATGGCGCGAAAGTGCCGGAGGTCTTATTAAGCGGTCATCATGAGAATATTCGTAAATGGCGTTTGAAGCAGTCTTTAAAGCGAACCTATTTACGTCGTCCGGATCTGCTTCGTGATCGTGCTTTTACGAAAGAAGAAGCAAAGCTGATGGAAGAAATTCAGGCAGAGTTAGAAAAATAA
- the rimM gene encoding ribosome maturation factor RimM (Essential for efficient processing of 16S rRNA): MEEKVLVGKIIKPFGIKGEVKVDAMTDFPDERFKVGAIVYLREKRGDQSLVIASHRVHKGYDLISFEGMQDINLIEAFRMHELYALKDDSLLDEGEVWVSDLMGCEVYNHGTLFGVVKDMYDNTYQDLLVVEHNGKRVLIPYVDAFVKNKDIEHKRIDVALIKGFVDDED, translated from the coding sequence ATGGAAGAAAAAGTATTAGTAGGTAAAATTATTAAACCTTTTGGCATTAAGGGAGAGGTTAAGGTTGATGCGATGACCGACTTTCCCGATGAACGTTTTAAAGTCGGGGCCATTGTTTATTTACGTGAAAAACGCGGCGATCAAAGTCTTGTTATTGCCTCACATCGCGTTCATAAAGGCTATGATCTGATCAGTTTTGAAGGTATGCAGGATATTAATCTGATCGAGGCATTTCGGATGCATGAGTTATATGCTTTAAAAGATGACTCTTTACTTGATGAAGGGGAAGTCTGGGTATCAGATTTAATGGGGTGTGAAGTCTACAATCATGGAACGCTTTTTGGCGTTGTCAAAGATATGTATGACAATACCTATCAGGATCTTTTAGTTGTGGAACATAACGGGAAAAGAGTCTTGATCCCCTATGTGGATGCCTTTGTGAAAAATAAAGATATCGAACATAAACGTATTGATGTCGCACTTATTAAAGGATTTGTCGATGATGAAGATTGA
- a CDS encoding undecaprenyl-diphosphate phosphatase yields the protein MLLKLFVSFLFGVVEGITEWLPVSSTGHMILFNQFISLEKLTSKNFYSMFEVVIQLGAIMAVVVIFWHQIWPFRNNKKKQGAERYVNMDIIRLWIKILIACVPAAIVGVLFDELFEKLFYNPVCVAIALIVFGVAFIVVENNHKNMRPRINSLEEITPKTALMIGIFQLIAAIFPGTSRSGSTIVGSLMIGVSRTVAAEFTFFLAIPVMFGASLLKIAKFGLAFTSTEAAILAVGCIVAFVTSMLIIKFLMSYIKKHDFKVFGWYRIILGILVLLYFYVIK from the coding sequence ATGTTACTGAAATTATTTGTAAGTTTTCTCTTCGGTGTCGTAGAAGGGATTACTGAATGGCTGCCAGTCAGCTCAACGGGACATATGATTTTATTTAATCAGTTCATTTCGTTAGAAAAACTGACAAGTAAAAACTTCTACTCAATGTTTGAAGTTGTCATTCAGTTAGGTGCGATCATGGCTGTAGTTGTTATTTTTTGGCATCAGATTTGGCCATTTAGAAACAACAAAAAGAAACAAGGGGCAGAACGTTATGTTAATATGGATATTATCCGCTTATGGATCAAGATCTTAATTGCTTGCGTACCAGCTGCTATTGTTGGTGTTTTATTCGATGAACTCTTCGAAAAATTGTTCTATAATCCTGTTTGTGTAGCGATTGCCTTAATTGTCTTCGGGGTTGCTTTCATCGTTGTCGAAAACAATCATAAAAATATGCGTCCGCGCATTAATTCATTAGAAGAAATCACACCAAAAACGGCATTAATGATTGGAATCTTCCAGTTAATCGCCGCGATCTTCCCAGGTACTTCACGCTCTGGTTCAACAATTGTTGGTTCATTAATGATTGGGGTATCACGTACAGTGGCTGCTGAGTTTACATTCTTTTTAGCAATTCCGGTTATGTTTGGGGCCAGCTTATTAAAGATTGCCAAGTTCGGTTTAGCCTTCACTAGTACTGAAGCTGCGATCTTAGCCGTTGGCTGTATCGTCGCTTTCGTTACTTCAATGTTAATTATTAAGTTCTTAATGAGCTATATCAAGAAACATGACTTCAAAGTATTTGGCTGGTATCGTATTATTCTCGGTATCCTTGTTTTACTTTATTTCTATGTTATTAAATAA
- the rplS gene encoding 50S ribosomal protein L19, with translation MNLQLVDEITKDQLRSDVPTFKPGDTLKVYVTIQEGNKSRVQLFEGVCIARKGSGISETFTVRKISYGVGVERVFPVHSPIIDHIEVARVGKVRRAKLHYLRGLSGKAARIKELRK, from the coding sequence ATGAACTTACAGTTAGTTGATGAAATCACTAAAGATCAGTTAAGAAGTGATGTTCCAACATTCAAACCAGGTGATACTTTAAAAGTATACGTAACTATTCAGGAAGGTAATAAATCACGTGTTCAGTTATTCGAAGGTGTCTGCATCGCAAGAAAAGGTTCTGGCATCAGCGAAACTTTCACAGTAAGAAAGATCTCTTACGGTGTTGGTGTTGAACGTGTGTTCCCAGTACATTCACCAATTATCGATCATATCGAAGTAGCTAGAGTCGGTAAAGTACGTAGAGCTAAATTACATTACTTACGTGGTTTATCAGGTAAAGCTGCAAGAATCAAAGAATTACGTAAATAA
- the ylqF gene encoding ribosome biogenesis GTPase YlqF, protein MAQIQWYPGHMAKAEREIEGKMKLIDIVIELVDARAPYSSKNTTFDRLIKNKPRLLVMTKKDLADDAITAKWSQYFEKQGYGVMVANMKNFNEYKKIIAKCRLILKDKMEKEASRGLKPRAIRAMVIGVPNVGKSTFINSLAKRKAAVTGNRPGVTKAQQIIRVEKDFELFDTPGVLAPRYNDEEIARNVALIGSIRQDILPRDDLFIYAVKYLNKQYPDALKKRYDVSFDEEDDWVIPVFDQIAKVRAIKKVRGETDYERVMDVFFKDLQDGAFGKISWEMPPCVND, encoded by the coding sequence ATGGCACAAATTCAATGGTATCCGGGACATATGGCGAAAGCAGAGCGAGAAATCGAAGGTAAGATGAAGCTCATTGATATCGTCATTGAATTAGTCGATGCCCGGGCTCCTTATTCTTCTAAAAATACCACCTTTGATCGTCTGATCAAAAACAAACCACGATTATTAGTGATGACCAAAAAAGATTTAGCGGATGACGCAATCACCGCTAAATGGAGTCAGTATTTTGAAAAACAAGGCTATGGCGTGATGGTTGCTAATATGAAAAACTTTAATGAATATAAAAAGATTATTGCCAAATGTCGTCTGATTTTAAAAGACAAAATGGAAAAAGAAGCATCGCGCGGCTTAAAGCCACGCGCGATTCGAGCAATGGTGATCGGCGTTCCCAATGTTGGTAAATCCACTTTTATCAATTCCTTAGCGAAGCGTAAAGCCGCGGTGACGGGCAATCGTCCTGGCGTGACGAAAGCCCAGCAGATTATCCGTGTTGAAAAGGATTTTGAATTGTTTGATACACCGGGGGTTTTAGCACCCCGTTACAATGACGAGGAAATTGCTCGTAATGTGGCTTTAATCGGCTCGATCAGACAGGATATCTTACCGCGTGACGATTTATTTATTTACGCTGTTAAATACTTAAATAAACAATATCCTGATGCTTTAAAAAAACGTTATGATGTCAGCTTTGATGAAGAAGATGATTGGGTGATCCCAGTCTTTGATCAAATCGCGAAAGTACGAGCGATCAAGAAAGTGCGCGGGGAAACCGATTATGAACGCGTTATGGATGTCTTCTTTAAAGATCTTCAAGATGGGGCCTTTGGCAAAATCAGCTGGGAGATGCCGCCATGTGTGAACGATTAG
- the lepB gene encoding signal peptidase I — protein sequence MDTEKALKAAKRKKRILILAPLLLFGFSLYVLILPVVVSGESMMNTLHDGDFAFVSKTGLRHVHRFDIVVINSKKLNEKIVKRVIGLPGETIEYKDDKLYVNGTYTKEDFLDPSWMTYQKTRLKDKLYTHNFKVTLGENQYFCMGDNRLNSVDSRELGPFERKDIIGKGGFILFPITHIKSMNQ from the coding sequence ATGGATACAGAAAAAGCTTTAAAAGCTGCCAAAAGAAAGAAAAGAATCTTGATCTTAGCACCGCTGCTGTTATTTGGCTTTTCTTTGTATGTACTGATTCTGCCAGTAGTTGTTAGCGGAGAATCGATGATGAATACGCTGCATGATGGGGATTTTGCCTTTGTGTCTAAGACGGGATTACGTCATGTTCACCGTTTTGATATTGTCGTCATCAATTCGAAAAAACTGAATGAAAAGATTGTGAAAAGGGTTATTGGTTTACCAGGTGAAACAATTGAATATAAGGATGATAAGCTTTATGTCAATGGAACTTATACCAAAGAAGATTTCTTAGATCCTTCGTGGATGACTTATCAGAAAACAAGATTGAAAGATAAGCTCTATACCCACAATTTTAAGGTCACTTTAGGGGAAAACCAGTACTTCTGCATGGGGGATAACCGTCTGAATTCGGTCGATTCCCGTGAACTTGGTCCCTTTGAACGAAAAGATATTATTGGAAAAGGCGGCTTTATTCTCTTCCCAATTACCCATATTAAATCAATGAACCAATAG
- a CDS encoding KH domain-containing protein, producing the protein MDYVKTLLDITRELVNDKDQLEVREMPSLDEDTITLYVYASKNDISKLIGRKGVMANSIRRLMSIGQHDDHKRLDIKFESYGE; encoded by the coding sequence ATGGACTACGTCAAAACTTTATTAGACATTACTCGTGAATTAGTGAATGATAAAGATCAGTTAGAAGTACGTGAAATGCCTTCCCTTGATGAAGACACGATCACCTTATATGTGTACGCATCTAAGAATGATATTTCTAAACTGATTGGCCGTAAAGGTGTGATGGCGAATTCTATTCGTCGTCTGATGTCTATTGGTCAGCATGATGATCATAAACGTTTAGATATTAAGTTTGAATCTTACGGAGAATAA
- the rpsP gene encoding 30S ribosomal protein S16 has protein sequence MAVKLRLKRMGAKKSPFYRIVAADSRFPRDGRFIEQLGTYDPRQNPAKVTLKHDEIMKWLSNGAQPSDTVRNILSKEGIIKEFAEAKKAK, from the coding sequence ATGGCAGTTAAATTAAGATTAAAAAGAATGGGTGCTAAGAAATCACCTTTCTACAGAATCGTAGCAGCAGATTCTAGATTCCCAAGAGATGGTCGTTTCATCGAACAGTTAGGTACTTATGATCCAAGACAGAACCCAGCTAAAGTCACTTTAAAACATGACGAAATCATGAAATGGTTATCAAATGGTGCTCAGCCATCAGATACAGTAAGAAATATCTTATCTAAAGAAGGAATCATCAAAGAATTCGCTGAAGCTAAGAAGGCTAAATAG
- a CDS encoding N-6 DNA methylase: MEIQELERKLGGSLSQEERRDRLLCIAFIVYCEKQQDLSPTDSFDLSRLLEVIYEEHLRSLIQDAYMYTRNVNDPAMRRSLVDIYHLFHSYHENELLSCYWELYDQLVLGEKDYRLITEPNLCRLVSDTESFHEDEKVLDVNIGQGRFLITLHEHHPDLQFFGYDLNNDDLLVARMSFYLEDMNVVILGSDFLKDIREETYDFIFVNYPWQMNSSQPVLGHRYLQSDMPGYGAMIKAINSLSEQGVAICVSDDSFGSKAETVNLRQEIVDQHLLSGIMAMPKGTWKWTSRGYQLLRFSRSDVIRVVDARKGKKTKHRQSVLDLDAIKVMMNDSLAVKNKTIQENDYSFDVLTYLYKARLHLIHPTKLRDLCMVIKPIDLLPGKEACFKLTATDFDQGMIYEDQLKKDYCLISYRYTVDECDVVLSVNSEEVKAACLHDDTHYYVADEKLFILKMTSAKLLPDYLAIFLNSSQGQIAVKMQGAYTKRKLEEVEISVPSLEHQQAVIDRYEKLMDKRLKTMQTLYDIDLQLSALGEK; this comes from the coding sequence ATGGAAATTCAGGAATTAGAACGAAAATTAGGCGGCTCTCTTTCCCAGGAAGAACGTCGCGATCGCTTATTATGTATTGCTTTTATTGTCTACTGTGAAAAACAGCAAGATTTATCGCCTACTGATTCTTTTGACTTAAGCCGTCTGCTAGAGGTGATTTATGAAGAGCATCTGCGTAGTCTCATTCAGGATGCATATATGTATACCCGTAATGTCAACGATCCAGCGATGCGCCGCAGTCTCGTAGATATTTATCATTTATTTCATAGTTATCATGAAAATGAGTTATTGTCGTGTTACTGGGAACTCTATGATCAGCTTGTTTTAGGGGAAAAAGATTATCGTTTAATTACTGAACCCAATCTTTGCCGGCTAGTCAGTGATACAGAAAGCTTTCATGAAGATGAAAAAGTGTTAGATGTCAATATTGGCCAGGGTCGTTTTCTCATTACTTTACATGAACATCATCCTGATTTACAGTTTTTTGGCTATGATCTGAATAATGATGATTTATTAGTTGCACGGATGAGTTTTTATCTTGAAGATATGAATGTTGTCATCTTAGGCAGTGATTTTCTTAAAGATATACGGGAAGAAACTTATGATTTTATTTTTGTCAATTATCCTTGGCAGATGAACAGCAGTCAGCCAGTTTTAGGCCATCGTTATTTACAGTCAGATATGCCTGGTTATGGCGCAATGATTAAAGCTATCAATAGTTTAAGTGAGCAAGGTGTTGCCATTTGCGTGAGTGATGATAGCTTTGGAAGTAAAGCGGAGACCGTGAACTTACGTCAGGAAATCGTCGATCAGCATTTGCTTTCAGGAATTATGGCGATGCCGAAAGGAACCTGGAAATGGACCTCACGCGGCTATCAGCTGCTTCGCTTTAGTCGCAGTGATGTCATTCGCGTTGTGGATGCCCGTAAAGGCAAGAAAACGAAACACCGTCAAAGTGTGTTAGATCTTGATGCTATTAAAGTGATGATGAATGACAGCTTAGCGGTGAAAAACAAAACAATACAGGAGAATGATTACAGCTTTGATGTCCTTACCTATCTTTATAAAGCAAGACTGCATCTTATTCATCCTACAAAATTGAGAGATCTTTGTATGGTGATCAAACCCATCGATCTCTTACCAGGAAAAGAGGCTTGTTTTAAACTGACAGCGACCGACTTTGATCAGGGGATGATTTATGAAGATCAGTTAAAAAAGGATTACTGTCTGATTTCTTATCGATATACTGTTGATGAATGTGATGTGGTATTAAGTGTCAATAGTGAAGAAGTGAAAGCTGCCTGTCTTCATGATGATACGCATTACTACGTGGCGGATGAAAAACTGTTTATTCTCAAAATGACATCGGCGAAGCTTTTGCCAGATTATTTAGCGATATTCCTGAATAGCAGCCAGGGACAAATTGCGGTAAAGATGCAGGGGGCTTATACTAAGCGTAAACTTGAAGAAGTAGAGATTTCTGTCCCTTCTTTAGAGCATCAGCAGGCGGTGATTGATCGTTATGAAAAGCTGATGGATAAGCGTCTTAAGACCATGCAGACCCTCTATGATATTGACTTGCAGTTATCAGCTTTAGGGGAAAAGTAA